A single window of Rhipicephalus microplus isolate Deutch F79 chromosome 5, USDA_Rmic, whole genome shotgun sequence DNA harbors:
- the LOC142818103 gene encoding uncharacterized protein LOC142818103, producing the protein MVRTRGGAKTMESNEDEGTSAADVNRSRESSNDGIQNSDQSNGATVLTQRQESMQQASQVLPESSEARTLELEIQKLNLQIQYEKLLQARMNAERLNGTLSNYGSETGDQRRWGFDSVQQCAKVLKEFRLPSDADVPLWFEEVEKLFATYQVPHENRVHLVMPALTERVRYLLRNLNPDESADYESVKAAVLTELKLSPAEYLLRFERAVKRKEETWAHFASRVKTYFSYYLQVREADTVEVMAELMVADRIKSGLSTEGLEYVRLREGEGWLRPTEIAKVLQTFEQAKGKGRASKQPTVEMGQKPATRVEKGALKCHLCHGSGHFAKECPKASDKENNPKKATEPKRKVQKVTLSHETDTKIPTGVLSAKVKSLKHEGEGTDKLQLIPVSCAGISADAILDTGSEITVIRESLLPRRVVEPSGTVRLVSAFGKTIEARLATLPVKLNSPREVTEPQNVDLLCALTDELVEGTDCLLTKDDWKLLLKASSPLAPCRAPAEPAHEAERAVEKQKVVACNLTLEEKDDSGEGAQTDGEKEASLGQRVEFRNVQLGDTTLKKCWEDARSGKSGMFISDGLLYHCDSIAGTRVSQLVVPKDKRTEVMHLAHESLCGGHLGSMKTRARIRYNFFWPGMAKEILEHCRSCHECQIRSDKRRTDKVPITPLTRPEHPFQVVNVNVIGPLDTPSARGHKYALCLVDLCTRWPEVIPLRSLTAKATCDALIEIFSFTGVPEMICSDQGTNFKSQLTQTMLEKLGCMPKFSTPEHPEKIAAIKNLGPPRTKKELRSRLGLCGYYREYVRGYAEVTSPLTLLTKKAVPNKIPWPEEAQAAFETLKRCLCEAVALNTPEPSQPYWLFTDASATAAGACLAQMSAEGEEKPITFASHRFSPTQMRWSTIKREAFAIIWALKKFDYWLFGAIVNVVSDHNPLSYLTTSTPHGAKLTRWALAL; encoded by the coding sequence ATGGTGAGAACACGCGGGGGTGCTAAAACAATGGAGTCTAATGAAGATGAGGGTACGAGTGCGGCAGATGTGAATCGGAGTCGAGAATCATCCAATGATGGTATTCAAAATTCTGATCAGTCAAATGGGGCGACAGTGCTTACTCAGAGGcaagaatcgatgcagcaggcatCTCAGGTTTTGCCGGAATCGAGCGAGGCGAGAACGCTTGAGCTTGAAATTCAAAAGCTCAATCTTCAGATTCAGTACGAAAAGCTATTGCAGGCTAGAATGAACGCGGAACGTCTCAATGGCACGTTGTCCAACTATGGGTCGGAGACGGGTGATCAGAGGCGCTGGGGTTTCGATTCTGTTCAGCAATGTGCAAAAGTGCTAAAAGAGTTCCGCCTGCCGAGTGACGCGGATGTCCCATTATGGTTTGAGGAAGTAGAAAAACTTTTTGCTACTTACCAGGTACCGCACGAGAACCGCGTGCATTTGGTTATGCCAGCGCTAACTGAGCGAGTCCGTTACCTACTGCGTAACCTCAACCCTGACGAGAGTGCAGATTATGAGTCAGTTAAAGCAGCAGTGCTGACGGAACTGAAGCTTTCTCCGGCAGAGTACCTGCTGAGGTTCGAAAGAGCCGTAAAGCGTAAGGAAGAGACGTGGGCACATTTCGCGTCCCGCGTGAAAACCTATTTTTCATACTACCTCCAAGTGAGAGAAGCCGACACGGTAGAAGTGATGGCAGAACTCATGGTTGCTGACCGCATAAAATCGGGCCTTAGTACGGAGGGTCTTGAGTATGTGAGATTAAGGGAAGGCGAGGGATGGCTTAGGCCAACTGAGATCGCGAAAGTGCTCCAAACTTTCGAGCAAGCGAAAGGGAAAGGGCGTGCTTCAAAGCAACCAACTGTAGAAATGGGGCAGAAGCCGGCGACACGAGTTGAGAAAGGGGCTCTGAAATGCCACTTATGTCACGGCTCAGGCCATTTCGCTAAAGAGTGCCCGAAGGCTAGTGATAAGGAGAACAACCCCAAGAAGGCTACCGAGCCAAAGCGGAAGGTTCAAAAGGTAACGTTATCCCACGAGACGGATACTAAAATACCTACTGGAGTACTTAGCGCAAAGGTGAAGTCTctgaaacacgagggtgaaggcACAGATAAACTGCAGTTAATTCCTGTATCATGTGCAGGCATATCCGCAGATGCGATTTTGGATACGGGGAGTGAGATAACCGTCATCCGGGAGAGTCTGCTTCCGCGAAGAGTGGTAGAGCCGTCTGGCACGGTAAGATTGGTGTCCGCTTTCGGTAAAACTATCGAGGCAAGGCTAGCTACGTTACCGGTCAAATtaaatagcccgcgagaggttacggagcctcagaacgtcgacctactctgcgcgttaactgatgaactcgtcgagggcacagattgtttgttgaccaaggacgattggaagcttttgttgaaggccagcagccctCTGGCACCCTGTCGAGCGCCGGCCGAGCCTGCTCACGAGGCGGAACGAGCAGTAGAGAAACAAAAGGTAGTTGCCTGCAATCTTACTTTGGAGGAGAAAGATGATTCCGGGGAAGGGGCGCAAACTGATGGAGAAAAGGAGGCGTCATTAGGCCAAAGAGTAGAGTTCCGCAATGTGCAGTTGGGTGACACTACGCTAAAGAAATGTTGGGAAGATGCGCGTAGTGGGAAATCCGGCATGTTTATTTCAGACGGACTATTATACCACTGCGACTCAATAGCAGGCACTCGAGTGAGTCAGCTAGTTGTCCCCAAAGATAAGCGCACTGAGGTGATGCACTTAGCACACGAGTCACTATGCGGAGGGCACCTAGGGTCAATGAAAACAAGAGCTCGCATtaggtataattttttttggcCGGGTATGGCGAAGGAGATATTAGAGCATTGTCGTTCGTGCCATGAATGTCAAATTCGTTCAGACAAGCGTCGCACGGATAAAGTGCCTATAACTCCGCTCACTAGACCCGAGCACCCTTTCCAAGTTGTCAATGTAAATGTGATTGGACCCCTAGACACACCGTCAGCGAGAGGGCATAAGTATGCGCTGTGCTTAGTGGATCTTTGCACGAGGTGGCCAGAGGTGATCCCACTGCGCTCTTTGACAGCTAAGGCGACTTGTGATGCACTGATTGAGATATTCAGTTTCACAGGCGTTCCGGAGATGATCTGCTCCGATCAGGGCACTAATTTCAAATCGCAGCTCACGCAAACGATGCTGGAGAAATTGGGTTGCATGCCAAAATTTTCAACCCCAGAACACCCAGAAAAGATAGCAGCAATTAAGAACTTGGGACCACCGCGCACCAAGAAGGAACTACGCAGCCGGTTAGGACTTTGCGGCTACTATCGAGAGTACGTCCGAGGTTATGCAGAGGTGACGAGCCCGCTCACGCTGTTAACAAAGAAAGCGGTACCTAATAAGATACCCTGGCCGGAGGAAGCTCAGGCGGCATTTGAGACTCTCAAACGATGTTTGTGCGAGGCTGTGGCGCTAAACACCCCTGAGCCATCTCagccctactggcttttcacagacGCATCAGCTACGGCGGCGGGAGCATGTTTGGCACAAATGTCAGCCGAGGGAGAAGAGAAGCCTATCACCTTTGCAAGCCACCGCTTCTCACCGACCCAGATGCGTTGGTCAACAATTAAGAGGGAAGCGTTCGCAATAATATGGGCCTTAAAGAAGTTCGACTACTGGCTTTTCGGTGCCATAGTAAACGTCGTTTCCGACCACAATCCGCTGTCGTACCTTACAACTTCGACTCCGCACGGGGCGAAATTAACAAGATGGGCGCTGGCTTTATAG